Within the Vallitalea longa genome, the region CGAATGATACGATCTGTAGGTATAAAATTCAATAGTTTACCTGATAGTGAATATGATGAACCTTTTAATCAATTCAGTAGTGCAGGTACTATTTTTGGTGCAACAGGAGGAGTATTAGAGGCAGCAGTCAGAACTGCTCATTATTTTATGACAGGAGAAGAAATAGGTGTTCCAGAATATGAAAAAGCAAGAGGGCAAAAAGGCTTAAAATATGGCAAAGTCACTTTTGGCGACACAACTCTTAGAATTGCTATAGCACATGGTACTGGTAATGCCAAGAAAGCATTAACACGACACCTCAGCGGTGAAAAACCTTTTGATTATATGGAAGTCATGGCCTGTCCAGGCGGCTGTGTTGGCGGTGGTGGACAGCCTATATTAGGTGGTAAAGACCATAAAAAGATATCTTTGGATTATAGACATAACAGAGCAGATACACTATATAATATTGATAAAGACAGTAAAATCAGAAAATCCTATGACAATCCTGTTATGAAACAGATATATGATGAATTTTTGGGGGAACCTCTGTCTAGTACTTCAAAAAAATATCTCCATACTACCTTTATTAAAAGAGGTAAATACCCATATCTAGAAAATAATAATTAAAATAGAAAAATGGATAATATATTCTACTAAAGAATTATTATCCATTCTTTATGAATGGTTATATAAAAGTTATATTCAGTTAATACTAACATTGATTTAATTACATATTTCCACCATTCATATTTCCACCATTCATGTTTTGGTTTTCGTTCATGTTCTGATTTCCGTTCATTTCATTATTCTCTTCGATTATATTATTATTTTCTTGGTTAGGTGTGTTAGGATTAGATGGATCTGCATCATTATCATTTTTACATCCTACAAAAGAAAATAAACATAATCCTAAAGCCAATACTATTGCCCTTATTGTATTCTTTTTCAATATACTCACCTCTGGTTGTGTTGTTTATTATAGTTTTTTCGAAGATACCAATTGATGTTTTCATTAAGTATATAAATTATTTATTCTCTTATTTATTTCAAAAAAACATCAAATGAAATTCATAAATATCTTAGGAATTCTATATTAGTATTTGCAATATATTAAATTAAATTCACGATTCAAGGTTAGTAAATTATTGAAAAAAATTTTTTGATCTATTCTTTTAATCCAGAAGTATTTATTCCTTGGATAAAAGTTTTTTGCATGATGAAAAAAAGTATGATCATCGGAAGCATAAACATAGTCGCTCCCGCCATCAATAATTTCCAATCTAATCCATGAGAAGTTGTAAATTGACTTAATCCTATTGATATAGTCCATTTATCGCTTTGTGTTAGAAAAATTAAAGGTCCAAGAAAATCTGTCCACGACCAGATGAAAGCGAATAATCCCACTGATACAACTGCTGGTTTCGCTAATGGTAAACATATATTCCAATATATTCGAAACTCTGATGCCCCATCGATTCTAGCCGCTTGTGACATCTCCTCAGGTATCGTTAGAAAAAACTGTCTCATTAAAAAAATAAAAAATGCTTTACCAAAAAAATCAGGAACAACCAAAGGTGCTATAGTATTTATCCATCCTAATTTAACATACATGCTGTAGAGAGGAATCATCGTTACTTGGAAAGGTAACATCATTGTAGCAAGTACCAAAATAAATACTTTATTCCTACCACGCCAATGTAATTTAGCAAAAGCATATCCTATCATTGGTGCTGAAATAAGATTCCCTAATACAGCAAAGAAAACTATTTTGACTGTATTTCCTGTGTAATGCAAAAAAGGTATAGCATGTAATGCATCTTTATAATTAGAAAACATAACTGGATTAGGAATCCAATCAGGTGGGAATTTAAAAATTTGAGCATCATTTTTCAAAGACGTATCAAGAAGCCATAAAAATGGGAATAGGAAAAATGCGCCTACCAAACATAACAAAAAATACTGTAAGAATTTTCTTTTCTTTGAAATAACCACTTTTTTCACTCTCCTCTATAGTAAACCCATTTTTTGGAAGTTTTAAAGATTATTAATGTAAAAATTAGTATAATCAACAACATAATCCATGCTAATGCACTTGCATATCCAAATTTCAAATATGAAAAACCTTCTTGATATATATTTACTGCAAAGAAAAGCAACGAATTTTTAATACCACCAAGAGAAGATTTATCGGCGGCTGCTTGGGAAATAATATACGTTTGAGTAAAGATATTAAATCCTGCAATCATTCCACTTATAAGCTGGAAAAAAGTTATAGAACTTAGCATAGGCCATGTCACGTTCTTGAATTTACTCCAAGCTCCCCCTCCATCTATTTCAACTGCTTCATAATAAACATGAGGTATATCTCCAAGCCCTGCTAGGAATATAACCATTGTACTTCCTATTCCCCATAAGGACATCAATATGATAGCCGGCTTTGTCCATTCAGCAGATATAAGCCATAATGGTTCATTAAGATGAAGAAATCTTAAAAAAGTATTAATAAGTCCATACTTTGGATTTAATAACCATACCCATAATAATGAAGCTGCAACTGGTGGCATAAGAG harbors:
- a CDS encoding carbohydrate ABC transporter permease — translated: MVISKKRKFLQYFLLCLVGAFFLFPFLWLLDTSLKNDAQIFKFPPDWIPNPVMFSNYKDALHAIPFLHYTGNTVKIVFFAVLGNLISAPMIGYAFAKLHWRGRNKVFILVLATMMLPFQVTMIPLYSMYVKLGWINTIAPLVVPDFFGKAFFIFLMRQFFLTIPEEMSQAARIDGASEFRIYWNICLPLAKPAVVSVGLFAFIWSWTDFLGPLIFLTQSDKWTISIGLSQFTTSHGLDWKLLMAGATMFMLPMIILFFIMQKTFIQGINTSGLKE
- a CDS encoding carbohydrate ABC transporter permease, yielding MKRNYEKVKAYSASRNQKKLAIVFLTPWIIGFIAFNLYPIVTTFCYSFTKYNLFQAPQWVGLKNYFTLFTSHEFYLSLFNTLYYVIFGVGLQLILALATAILLNLNVKGKSIFRSIYFIPSLMPPVAASLLWVWLLNPKYGLINTFLRFLHLNEPLWLISAEWTKPAIILMSLWGIGSTMVIFLAGLGDIPHVYYEAVEIDGGGAWSKFKNVTWPMLSSITFFQLISGMIAGFNIFTQTYIISQAAADKSSLGGIKNSLLFFAVNIYQEGFSYLKFGYASALAWIMLLIILIFTLIIFKTSKKWVYYRGE